The Aedes aegypti strain LVP_AGWG chromosome 3, AaegL5.0 Primary Assembly, whole genome shotgun sequence genome contains a region encoding:
- the LOC5574238 gene encoding uncharacterized protein LOC5574238 gives MLASVQSNTALVTFLRHIISLYFLNRNYCTVVYYDRNMVNSQQDCNNYCKFLLDIELALVHLDEKHAVMWITSAQAADGILESAIEQGCQSYIVATTDVMMFFETKLMLKETTLQRIRDKNFLLFVDGDFVNDDGLTIKEAMKYYPNLWFLMQSGYENLDFYTHDYSITNTTKLQLVQSYNLTDPYDEVTNGAIFYDKLVDLRGRSIPMAVVEYLPYCITTNVGANNGNADAYNTTAPKELFLEGLEGSLAVEFCRIHNCNILLWPHGPSDWGDIFSNGSGYGELYTIYTKETDLAFCCLYYNWYHHLLDGSHYMAKSTMFILVPGAKLLPTSLTVIYPFSSTVWLSIFIMMVLMTGVHHFITTINLTHLGRDEQPPPALKSIFDMISIYLDQGIFLNTFHSSYRVLICFILLSGVVISNSYASGLASVLTIPRYGKSLETIHDFTQTPYRWAAPADAWIFALLGAENRDIQIVVDRFDAVPDEDELHRRSLAGDYGIGIELLNGGSYTFGSYVSEDNVRSFDILKEVLYFAYTTVYAQRGWPMMEYFNKFLLEAIQFGFIIYWEKRTIRKYLSHRVQEALVEISVGHNEDEELSPLTTQHILGPMIILGIGLFCSLIMFLCELVMFSLSRFYQKVVGKKLKTTLTDIQK, from the exons ATGTTAGCCTCGGTTCAGTCTAACACTGCATTGGTGACCTTTTTGCGACACATAA tttcattgTATTTCCTGAATAGAAATTATTGCACCGTTGTCTACTATGACCGAAATATGGTCAATTCTCAGCAAGATTGTAACAACTATTGCAAGTTTCTCTTAGATATTGAGCTGGCGTTAGTACACCTCGATGAAAAGCATGCGGTTATGTGGATCACGTCTGCCCAAGCTGCCGATGGTATCCTGGAAAGTGCAATCGAACAGGGATGTCAA TCCTACATAGTTGCAACCACTGATgtgatgatgttttttgaaacaaaattaatgTTGAAAGAAACGACGCTTCAGCGCATTCGAGATAAAAATTTCCTATTGTTCGTCGATGGTGATTTTGTTAATGATGATGGATTGACTATAAAAGAAGCAATGAAAT ATTATCCCAACTTGTGGTTTCTAATGCAGTCAGGATACGAAAATTTGGATTTCTACACACACGACTATTCAATTACGAATACGACGAAATTGCAGCTGGTACAAAGTTACAACCTTACTGATCCATATGATGAGGTCACGAACGGTGCTATATTCTACGACAAGTTGGTTGATTTGCGTGGTAGATCGATTCCAATGGCAGTTGTAGAGTACCTACCATATTGCATAACGACCAACGTGGGCGCCAATAATGGCAATGCGGATGCATACAACACCACTGCACCCAAGGAGTTATTCCTGGAAGGACTCGAAGGCAGTTTAGCAGTGGAATTTTGTAGGATTCACAACTGTAACATTCTCCTGTGGCCAC ATGGGCCAAGCGATTGGGGAGACATTTTCTCGAATGGGTCTGGTTATGGTGAACTTTATACAATATACACCAAAGAAACTGACCTAGCATTTTGTTGCTTGTATTACAATTg GTACCATCATCTACTCGACGGAAGCCATTATATGGCCAAATCAACGATGTTCATCTTGGTACCAGGTGCTAAGCTATTGCCAACATCGCTAACGGTTATATATCCCTTTTCAAGCACTGTTTGGCTTTCAATTTTTATAATGATGGTACTGATGACTGGAGTTCACCATTTTATTACCACCATTAATTTGACGCACCTCGGTCGCGATGAGCAGCCGCCACCCGCATTGAAATCAATATTCGACATGATATCTATTTATTTGGATCAAGGAATTTTCCTTAA CACTTTTCACTCATCGTATCGCGTTCTGATCTGCTTCATCCTTCTTTCGGGAGTTGTTATCAGCAATTCGTATGCAAGTGGCTTAGCTAGCGTACTCACGATTCCTAGGTATGGGAAATCGCTGGAGACGATACATGATTTCACACAAACGCCTTATCGATGGGCAGCTCCTGCCGATGCTTGGATTTTTGCACTGCTTGGCGCtgaaaat CGAGACATCCAAATTGTCGTTGACAGATTTGACGCCGTTCCGGATGAGGACGAACTCCATCGGCGATCGCTGGCTGGTGACTATGGGATTGGGATTGAACTACTGAACGGTGGCAGTTATACTTTTGGATCTTATGTCAGCGAAGACAACGTTCGATCGTTTGATATTTTGAAGGAGGTTCTGTACTTCGCATACACCACTGTATATGCCCAACGAGGATGGCCAATGATGGAGTATTTCAACAAGTTTCTGCTGGAAGCGATACAGTTCGGATTTATCATCTACTGGGAAAAGCGAACGATTCGGAAATATCTGAGTCACCGAGTTCAGGAAGCTCTGGTGGAAATATCTGTCGGACACAATGAGGATGAGGAATTGTCTCCTCTCACAACCCAGCACATCCTGGGACCGATGATTATTTTGGGGATAGGGCTTTTCTGTTCGTTGATTATGTTCTTATGTGAACTTGTCATGTTTTCGCTTAGTCGCTTTTATCAAAAAGTGGTTGGGAAAAAGTTAAAAACGACATTAACGGACATTCAAAAGTGA